The genomic interval CTATTCGCACTACTAGGAGCGTTGATCTGAGCAATGGTTGCTGTAACCAGCTTCGATGTAACAATACTATCAAATTGGGGGGGACTACATTCCCAATTAGTAAGTGCTGAAGATGTCTTGTGCACTACTACTCCACAAAGGAACTTCTTGCCTTGCCCCATACTTTGATTGGCGCTTTGGCTACTGGGTGAGGGACTGTCCGTATCACAGTTAATAGTGGCGCTAGCTAAAGAGTTTACATCTGTTGGACTACTGCTCTCCGCAGGACAGCCTACAGTGAATACCTCAATCCAATAATCTCCTGTGGGCAAAGAAGTTTGCAGATAGCCCTTTATGGTATTATTGGTCGAGCGAAAGGCTGCCGTATTACCTATGCCATACAGACCTGGCCTGCCTAACATAGTATTACCACCATTGCTGCTAATAGTGTCTGATAAGTCCGTATCATTAGTGGTACCAATAGCACTATTGCTGCTACTGCTACTACGCTTTTGCTCACTATCTCCAGCTGCTTTCAAATCTATACCAATTCCACCTTCTTCAGCCCCGTTCAATGTGCCATTACGAAAAATAGTATTGTGACTGATACCATTTTCACAATTATTGCTGTGTACACTTTGCCCTGAAATGGTGCTGGTACATGGCCAGCTACTATCACTATGGACATGATCTACATCAGTAATAGTATTGATATGAATACCATCAGCTTGATTGTAGCTAATACTATTAGCGCTTATTTTGTTACGATAACTAGCATGAAACTGCGATTCAAACGTGTCAGGATCGGTAGTAATAGAACCCTCGATACTAATGCCATAGCCTTGATTTGGCGCTTCACTGCTACCGATGCGATTATTATAAAGCCAGTTATTTTCACTACCTTCAATCAATATGCCAGTGCCACCACACACTGTACTTTGGCTATTGCGCGGTGCATAGCGTGATGGAGTATGTAAACACAAAGTGGGTGTGCTGGGAACGGTTAAATTACCAATACTATTACCAGTGACAAAGGTTCTATTTACATCACTATAATTACCTTCAATTGTGATGCCATTACCAGTAATCCGTGCTCTTTCAGCTACAAATCCTTCGGTGACCGTTGGTCTAGCGACGCCAATGTAATTATTCTGAATATCTGCAGCACTGTCTTTCACATAAATTGCGGTATTAAAAAGAAATAAAATCAAAACTACATTTTTGCTGGAATTAGCAATGGCATTATTTTGTATTCTTGGTCTATTCAGATTGCAAACATTAATTGCCTTATCCGTCCAACCACTATTATCAAACAAATCTGCTGCCGGTGTTGTCCCAGCACTGGTTAATCCAATGGTGTTGTTTTCAATTACTAAGAAAACGGTCATTTTGGGTTGGCATTGATTTGCCGGAAACACACTTGCTACTGGTACCGATGCTGTACCGACGAAAATCGGCTTATTAGTATTGAGAAAGTTATTATTCTGGATGCGAATAGTAGGGTCGCCAGTAACGCTGAGAGGATACAGATTAATATGCACTCCTCCTTGAAGATAATTGGCATTGTCTACTGAACTGCCATCTCTAGTACCAAAAAAGTTATCTTCAATGATTAGTGCTTCTAAAAAAGCACCTTCTATACCGGAAACTTTACCGTTCGTCGCGGTGTTACTAGGAGTTGTCGGATCATCGGTAGTAATTGCCTTTGCCGTGCCCTTCTTCAAAGCAATAAATGCGAACTTTTTGATTACAATACTTTGGGTCAAAAAAGTGCTCAAATTGGGTGTTACTCTAAAAAAGTAGTCCAAAGTGTTTGAATCAGCAGTATTGTCACGGATGGCAGTATAACCAGGTGCGCTATCATGTTGCCCATCAATTTCGAGTTGTCCAGCATAAGTAATGGCTGGTAGATTCCGCTCAAGGTTAATAGTCGTGAGACTTTCGGCGAAACGAATGGTTACTACCATGCTCGGATTGACAAATATGGGATCTAAATTGTTTAACAAGTTAATAGCTTCTCCCAAGTCACAATTATTATCGTCAAAAGGTGAGAAAGTCGGCGGATAGCCTGCACTAGTAGTAAAAAGAGTACAACCCACACTAGTAGTACCGCCGGCAAAGCCATCGGTATTTACATAAATAAAATTACTAGTGGTCGGAGGAGCAGCAAAAGCTGGTACTCCGCCAGAAGGAACTATACTGATAAGTACGCTGCTGCTCACCAAAAAGACCAGACTCAAGCTGCAACAAAGTTTTTTGATTTGCCGGTAAATACTTTTACCTGCTTTCATGATGGGGGATTTGTTTTTGTAATCTCTTAATTTTAGCATACTATGCTAGCGTATGTATAGAGCAAAAACTATGAAAATACCTGATGCTGATGATCTATTTACTGTTGCTGGTAGAATGGGAAAAAGAATAAGTACTCGCGATCAAGATGCTGCTAGCTTAATACTTGAATTGTTACCAAGTATTGCCCCTATTTCACCAGTTCTAATTGTTGATGACGACACTCATGCTATTGAGCAGGCAATCAAAAGACAGAATTCTGCTTGCCAGCTAGTATCCTGGCAACGAAAAGTCACTGCATCACATGCTGCTCAAGTGTGGGTACCAGAACAAACCTTTGCTGTTGTTTTTTTGAGGCTACCTATTTCCCGAGCCACTTTTGAAATGTTGCTTCATGCCACAGTAAGCCGTCTAACACCTCAAGGGAAAGTATTCATCTATGGTGCTAATGATGAAGGGATTAAATCTACGGTTAAATTGTTAGCGCAATTTTTTGATCAGGTAGAGACTATATTGATCAAAAAACGCTGCCGAGTAATTGAGGCTATAAGTTTTAAGCAAATACCCTTGAAAACTCAGTTGCTAGATTGGCAAGAAACACTTCGCCTTGCCACCCCAGTAGGGGAGCAAACAGTATGTTCATACCCATCATTATTTGCTCATGGGAAATTAGACCCAGGCACTGAATTGTTATTGACTGCTCTACCAGTAAACTTGGAGGGAAATGCCCATGTTTTAGATTTTGCTTGTGGTACTGGCATCATTGCACTTGCTTTGAAAAAAAAGTTTCCTACTATTGCTCTTGATTTGATCGATAATGACGCTATGGCATCTGTAGTCGCCAAGATCAATGTTCCTAATGCAGAGATCTATCTTGCAAGTAAC from Candidatus Abawacabacteria bacterium carries:
- a CDS encoding class I SAM-dependent methyltransferase gives rise to the protein MKIPDADDLFTVAGRMGKRISTRDQDAASLILELLPSIAPISPVLIVDDDTHAIEQAIKRQNSACQLVSWQRKVTASHAAQVWVPEQTFAVVFLRLPISRATFEMLLHATVSRLTPQGKVFIYGANDEGIKSTVKLLAQFFDQVETILIKKRCRVIEAISFKQIPLKTQLLDWQETLRLATPVGEQTVCSYPSLFAHGKLDPGTELLLTALPVNLEGNAHVLDFACGTGIIALALKKKFPTIALDLIDNDAMASVVAKINVPNAEIYLASNLNCVAHKKYDLIISNPPIHKGKEEDFSVLVDLIQKSTKLLQANGALLFVVQATVPVKRRLFEYFSRVELVKHNSQYAIWQCAQN